In Bacillus sp. Cs-700, one genomic interval encodes:
- the hslO gene encoding Hsp33 family molecular chaperone HslO → MNDYLIKALAFDGNVRAYAISSTEMVAEAQRRHTTWPTASAALGRAMTASTMMATGLKGEEKITVKIEGGGPIGAIIVDANAKGETRGYVSNPHVHFDLNDQGKLDVAQAVGRDGFLSVVKDIGMREKFTGQVPIVSGELGEDFTYYLVTSEQVPSAVGVGVLVNPDNTILAAGGFMIQLLPGAGEETIRFIEKRIEAIPPISKLIESGKTPEEILHVLLGEENIKIIDNMPVQFECSCSKERFSNGIMGLGKEEINNMIEEDGEAETACHFCNAHYHFSKEELQELYAESKV, encoded by the coding sequence ATGAATGATTATTTAATTAAAGCACTTGCATTCGATGGTAATGTAAGGGCTTATGCGATATCTAGTACAGAAATGGTTGCGGAAGCACAGCGACGTCATACGACTTGGCCAACTGCATCTGCTGCGCTTGGGCGCGCCATGACAGCATCGACAATGATGGCTACTGGACTAAAAGGAGAAGAAAAAATCACGGTAAAAATTGAAGGTGGCGGCCCGATCGGCGCTATTATTGTCGACGCAAATGCCAAAGGTGAAACACGCGGGTATGTCAGCAACCCACACGTTCACTTTGATTTAAATGATCAAGGAAAGCTCGATGTGGCTCAAGCCGTAGGACGCGACGGCTTTCTATCAGTGGTGAAAGATATTGGCATGCGCGAGAAATTCACAGGGCAAGTTCCGATTGTATCTGGTGAATTAGGAGAAGATTTTACGTATTATCTTGTTACTTCAGAGCAAGTGCCTTCAGCAGTTGGCGTTGGTGTCCTTGTAAATCCGGACAACACGATCCTTGCAGCTGGAGGCTTTATGATTCAATTGCTTCCTGGCGCTGGTGAAGAAACCATCCGTTTTATTGAGAAGCGAATCGAAGCAATTCCGCCAATTTCAAAATTAATCGAATCTGGAAAAACGCCAGAAGAGATTTTGCACGTTCTTCTTGGAGAAGAAAATATTAAAATCATCGACAACATGCCTGTGCAATTTGAGTGTAGCTGTTCGAAAGAGCGTTTCTCAAATGGGATTATGGGACTTGGAAAAGAAGAAATTAACAATATGATTGAGGAAGATGGAGAAGCAGAAACCGCTTGTCACTTCTGTAATGCCCACTACCACTTTTCAAAAGAAGAACTTCAAGAGTTATACGCTGAAAGCAAAGTATAA
- the cysK gene encoding cysteine synthase A, producing MRIANSITDLIGQTPIVKLNRIADEGHAEVYLKLEFMNPGSSVKDRIALAMIEAAEEKGELKPGDTFVEPTSGNTGIGLAMVAAAKGYQAVLVMPDTMSMERRNLLKAYGAKLVLTPGSEGMGGAIRKSEELAKEHGYFMPQQFKNEANPEVHRRTTGQEIVEQMDQLDGFVAGIGTGGTITGAGEVLKKHFPSVKLYAVEPTDSPILSGGKPGPHKIQGIGAGFVPAVLNTDVYDEVIQVQNDQAFEWARKAAREEGILGGISSGAAIYAALEVAKKLGKGKKVLAVIPSNGERYLSTPLFQFDDE from the coding sequence ATGAGAATAGCAAATTCAATTACAGATCTAATCGGTCAAACACCTATTGTGAAACTTAACCGCATCGCTGATGAGGGCCACGCAGAGGTATACTTAAAGCTTGAATTTATGAATCCTGGAAGCAGCGTGAAAGATCGTATTGCCCTTGCAATGATTGAAGCAGCTGAAGAAAAGGGCGAATTAAAGCCCGGAGATACTTTTGTGGAGCCTACAAGTGGTAATACGGGAATTGGTCTTGCAATGGTTGCAGCAGCAAAAGGCTACCAGGCCGTTCTCGTTATGCCTGATACGATGAGTATGGAGCGACGTAACCTATTGAAAGCATACGGAGCAAAGCTTGTTCTTACTCCTGGTTCTGAAGGTATGGGCGGAGCTATTCGCAAATCCGAGGAGTTAGCAAAAGAGCACGGGTATTTCATGCCCCAACAATTTAAAAATGAAGCAAATCCTGAGGTGCATCGCCGTACAACTGGTCAAGAGATTGTTGAACAGATGGACCAGCTTGATGGATTTGTTGCGGGTATTGGTACTGGTGGAACAATTACAGGTGCAGGTGAAGTATTGAAAAAGCACTTTCCATCAGTTAAGCTTTACGCTGTAGAGCCAACCGACTCGCCTATTTTATCAGGTGGTAAACCTGGTCCTCATAAGATTCAAGGGATTGGTGCTGGATTTGTACCCGCAGTTCTGAATACGGATGTCTATGATGAAGTCATTCAAGTTCAAAACGATCAAGCTTTTGAATGGGCTAGGAAGGCAGCAAGAGAAGAAGGTATTCTAGGCGGTATTTCTTCAGGTGCTGCAATTTATGCAGCGCTTGAAGTAGCTAAGAAGCTTGGTAAAGGTAAAAAAGTTCTTGCTGTCATTCCAAGTAATGGGGAACGTTACCTAAGTACACCACTGTTTCAATTCGATGATGAATAA